From Quercus lobata isolate SW786 chromosome 1, ValleyOak3.0 Primary Assembly, whole genome shotgun sequence, one genomic window encodes:
- the LOC115953199 gene encoding uncharacterized protein LOC115953199, with translation MGNDTMSKALNQISKSSFMRWIEGGRLPRRFIQPTFTLYNGRTYPIEHVSYFNQMMAVNSKNEALMCKVFPPSLGLVAMRWFDSLRVGSIDSFKELTQAFGSCFITCSRVPRPLASLLSLSMREGETLKTYSDRYWETFNEINGDFDDVAISTFKLGLPTEHGLRKSLTGKPVTSIRHLMDRINKYKRVEKDQQQDKGKGKVIP, from the coding sequence ATGGGAAATGACACTATGAGTAAAGCACTCAACCAAATTTCCAAGTCATCTTTCATGCGCTGGATTGAAGGAGGGAgacttcctcggcggttcatTCAACCAACATTCACCTTGTATAACGGTAGAACATACCCTATAGAGCATGTTAGCTACTTCAATCAAATGATGGCTGTAAATTCCAAGAATgaagccttgatgtgcaaggtattcCCACCCAGCCTAGGGCttgtggcgatgaggtggtttgacAGTTTGAGAGTAGGTTCCATTGATTCCTTTAAGGAACTCACCCAAGCGTTTGGGTCCTGCTTTATTACATGCAGTAGGGTTCCTCGACCTTTGGCTTCCTTATTATCTTTGTCCATGAGAGAAGGAGAAACCCTGAAAACATATTCGGACAGATATTGGGAGACGTTCAATGAGATAAATGGTGATTTCGATGATGTAGCCATCAGTACTTTCAAGCTCGGCCTACCTACCGAGCATGGTTTAAGGAAGTCTTTGACTGGGAAGCCTGTTACCAGTATACGCCATCTCATGGATCGGATTAACAAGTATAAGAGGGTTGAAAAAGACCAGCAACAAGATAAAGGGAAGGGAAAAGTTATCCcttag